A region of the Leptospira broomii serovar Hurstbridge str. 5399 genome:
TTTCTCCAAATGAATGAAGCGATTATCCGGGTTAGATAGGCGTTTTACTTAACGGCGCTTAACTACGCGTCAGGCACTTCGTTCGGGCTTGCTTCGCAACCCTCACTCCGGGCTTCGCCAAATCCGACTTTGTCACTTCGTTTGCAAAGCAAACTCGCGCCAAGTGCTTACGCACGCGTCGGACTTCGACCAGCCTCGTTCGTTAAACGCCATTTTTGCTATTCTTCCGTTTCAATTTCGCCGCGTCCATGCGGACGAGGAGTGGGGTTAATCTACTTAAAACAGAATTAGGTTTTCAATTTTGCATTTTTTCAGTTAAAAAGTTAGATTTTGACAATACCCTATTCAGTAGGGATGCTGTCTAAATTCGAAAAGCTGTTTGTACATTTACTGATTTCGATCATTTTTGGACCGTAATAACTTCGTATAGCATACATTATACGAAGTTATACGAAGAAAAATTACCCCAATTAAAGCTAGAGAAATTAAAACTATTAGAACTAAGCTTCATCTAACTCAAAATTTATTTGCCCGAGCAATAGGAGTTTCTGTAAAAACTGTAGAAGCATGGGAGTCTGGGAGGAATATCCCTCAGGGTCCAGCTCAACGAATGCTCTTTATTCTTAAAAATAATTCGAAAGCTCTTAGCTTGCTTGGAATTAAGAATACTTAGAGTGACGCCATCCTTGGTTTAATCCGTAGACAAAGATCGCAAAAACAGCGTTTAACTAAAAATTGTCGCATCGCTTCGGGATCGCTTTGCGACCCTTGCTTGGGCTACGCCAAATTCCGCTTTGTCACTCGCCTTGCAAAGGCAAGCTCGCGCCAAGTCCTTCGGACACGCGGAACTTCGACAATTATCTTTCGTTAGACGCCAGTTTTCATTCGTTGAAAGGATGAAGAGGGCCCATAATAGGGAAATATTCAAAAGTTATATTTTTGTTGACAAAATTGTTCGTAATTACATAGTAATTACTATGAGAGCTTCAGTAGTCAAAATAGGTAATTCGAAAGGTATTAGGATCCCTAAGGCAGTTTTAGAAGAATGCCACATTGAGGAAGAAGTAGACCTGCTAATAGATAAAAATAAGATTATTATAACCCCTTTAAAAGCTAAGCCTAGGGATGGTTGGGAAAAGCAGTTTAAAGCAATGTCAGAGAGAAAAGAGGACAAATTACTTATTCCAGATTATATTGATTTATCTAATAAGGATTGGGAATGGTAGTTTCTCAATACGAAGTATATTTAATCAATTTAGATCCAACAATTGGACATGAAATCAAAAAATCAAGACCCTGTGCTATAATCTCACCAAATGAGATGAATAAATTCATTGGCACAGTTATTATTGCGCCTATGACTACAAAATCGCATTCATATCCAACAAGAATAGAACTAACTTTTCAAAGTAAGAAGGGTTGGATAGTTTTAGATCAAATTCGAACTGTTGATAAAGCTCGTCTGATTAAAAAGCTTGGCAAGATTGAATCCAAGACTATAACAAAAGTTAAACAAGTTATTCGAGAAATGTTAGTAGACTAAAATTTTCTCTGAACGTTAAAACCGGCGCTTAACTACGCGTCAGGCACTTCGTTCGGGCTTGCTTCGCAACCCTCACTCCGGGCTTCGCCAAATCCGACTTTGTCACTTCGTTTGCAAAGCAAACTCGCGCCAAGTGCTTACGCACGCGTCGGACTTCGACCAGCCTCGTTCGTTAAACGCCATTTTTGCTATTCTTCCGTTTTCAATTTCGCCGCGTCCATGCGGCGAGGAGTGGGGTTAATCTACTTAAAACAGAATTAGGTTTTCAATTTTGCATTTTTTCAGTAAAAAGTTAAGATTTGACAATACCCTATTCAGTAGGGATGCTGTCTAAATTGAAAAGACTGTTTGTACATTTACTGATTTCGATCATTTTTGGACAAGAGCGGGTCTGGGAGATCACGAACTTAAGGACTTCCAAAATCACCTTTTAGAATATCCAAAGCAAGGTGTAGTAATCCCTGGTTCAAACGGTATAAGAAAGATTCGTTGGAAAAAGAAAGGAACAGGTAAAAGCGGGGGAGTTAGAATCTTCTATATAGATTTTGAAGAATTTGAAATTCTCTTTTTGATAACGCTTTTAGAGAAGAATGACAAAGAGAACCTTACGAAATTTGAATTAACGATTTTACATAATTTGGTAACACGTTTGAAAGAGATATTGAAATCGGGAAAGCATCCATATGGCAAAAGAAAATAGTAAACTGTTTAATAGCCTAGTAAAAGGTCTAAATGAAGCTATCGAGCATTCTGAAGGTAAGAAAGTTTCTGGAATTAAAGAACATCAGATTTCTATAGAAAAATTACCCCAATTTAAAGCTAGAGAAATTAAAACTATTAGAACTAAGCTTCATCTAACTCAAAATTTATTTGCCCGAGCAATAGGAGTTTCTGTAAAAACTGTAGAAGCATGGGAGTCTGGGAGGAATATCCCTCAGGGTCCAGCTCAACGAATGCTCTTTATTCTTAAAAATAATTCGAAAGCTCTTAGCTTGCTTGGAATTAAGAATACTTAGAGTGACGCCATCCTTGGTTTAATCCGTAGACAAAGATCGCAAAAACAGCGTTTAACTAAAAATTGTCGCATCGCTTCGGGATCGCTTTGCGACCCTTGCTTGGGCTACGCCAAATTCCGCTTTGTCACTCGCCTTGCAAAGGCAAGCTCGCGCCAAGTCCTTCGGACACGCGGAACTTCGACAATTATCTTTCGTTAGGCGGACAGTTTGGCCAAATGCTTTTTTAATAGAAAAAGTCTTGACGCTGTAACCTCATGGGTTACGATATGATTCTTGATACTTTCCTTTAAACATAAAGGCTTGGAACAGTTTTTTGAGACTGGAAGTAAGAAAGGGATTCAACCTGATCACGCAAGCAAATTAGCGCGAATTTTGGATAGGTTAGATTCATCCATATCTCATAAAGATATGGATTTACCAGCTTATAGATTACATCCGCTTAAGGGTAAAGAGAAGGATAGATGGTCAGTTTGGGTAAATGGCAATTGGCGAATTACTTTTGAATTTGAAAGAGAGAATGCTATATTAGTAGATTATGAAGATTATCATTAAGGCATAGAATTTATGAATAAAAGAAAACCTACTCATCCTGGTGAAATCTTATTGGAAGATGTAATAAAGCCTCTTGGTTTAACGATAACGGAAGCTGCAAAAGATTTAGGAATATCTCGCAAGACACTTTCTGAAATAGTGAATGGAAAGAGTTCGATAACACCAGAGACAGCAGTTCGAATTGCTTTGGCGACAAATACTTCTGCAGAGAGTTGGTTAAATATGCAGATTAAATTGGATTTATGGACAGCCCTGCAGGACAAGCCCCGAAATGTTATTAAATTTCCGGTATCAGCTTAACCTTATTTGGTCTAACTTTTTTAACGGCCAAACCGTCGCTTAACTAAAAATTGTCGCGGCGCTTCGGGCTCGCTTACGCGCCCCTTGCTTGGGCTTCGCCAAATTCCGCTTTGTCACTCGTCTTGCAGAGCAAGCCTCGCACCAAGTGCTTACGCACTCGCGGAACGTCGACAATTATCTTTCGTTAGTCGCAATCGTCTTAAACGCTTTCTAAATATCAGAAAAAAATGAATAATTATTGGCAGATCGCATCAGGTGGATTCGGAAGATATTTTTCACATATTTTTTTAGATTATGGTATTGCTTTCGTTGGTGATCAAAAATTTGTCGATATAATTCTCACGGTAAAAGAGGGAGATCGAATTATATTGAAAGAAGGGAAAACGATAAAAGCCGTAGGTGTCATAGAAAAAAGAAATGGAAAAGTAAATGGCTCGAACGATTTAAAATTTCTTTCCGACATTGACGGATGGTTAATGCCTGGTTATTGTTTCGTTAAATATTACATTCCAAAAAATCCATTGCCAGAACCTTCTTTAACTATTGCGACAATCACTGGTATTAATAAAGACGAAATAAAGAATATAGTAGATGATTTGATTAATAATCTAACTCCGAAGGAAACTTACCTACCATTGCCAAATCCGACAAATGATGTTAGAGATTTTGATATTATAGAAGAACTTGTAAAATTTGGCCTTAGCCCGAGTAGATCAAAAAAAGTAAGTGAGCAAATATCTCGAATTAGGTTACTCGCGTCTTATTATTATCGAAATATTAGCTGGGATGAAGTGCGTGAACATGAAACGAGATCATTCCTTGTTATTCCGTTATTACTTGCTTTAGGGTGGCCTGAGCAGAATATTAAAATAGAATACCCAAATCCCTCCGGAAAAATTGATATAGCGATTTTCAATAAACCTTTTAAGAGTAAAGAAATTTCAAATTCGGAATGTAAAATTATTATCGAAACAAAAGGATTTGATAAAGGTTTAGGTCTTGCTTTATCACAAGCAGAAGGCTATTCTAAACATTTCCCGAAGCTTGAATTAATCGCGCTAACAAATGGCTATTGTTACAAAATTTTTAAATTCAAAAATGAAAAATGGGAGTTAGATTCATATATTAATCTATTAAATCCACAAGATAAATATCCGATTTTCCCTTCGATTTCTGGTGCATTGAATACTCTGCAAAACCTTCTACCTAAATAGGACGACTGCGACTAACTACGTAGCCTCCGTTCCGCTCGGGCTTACTTCGTAACCCTCGCTCCAGGCTTCGCCACATTATCCTTCAGTCACTAAACTTGCTTACGCAAGTTCGTGCCTTCCGGCCAACGTCGGAGCTACTATTTCGTTATCTGCCATGCCGCGCCCCTTCATTATAGCGCCTGCCGTCCGTGGCAGGCTTAAATAGCATAATTCAATTAAATATAGGATTCTTTTGGATAACGTAAATGGCAAAGAAAGAAAAAAGCTTTTCAGACTGGCTCAACGAACGCCCAACATGGCAAAAAATCTCAGCTAAGTTTTTAATAGAGCAGGGGGCAATTTCTGAGGATAAGATTATTGAAATTTCAAACCTATGTTATAAAGAAGCAAATTCAACAGAAGGAATTAAAGATTGTGATATAAAGGCAATTTCTGAAAAGATTAGTAATTCAGAGTCAAGCGAATTTAAAATTTTAGAAATAACTGATATAAAAGGTGTAAACGCATTAAGCCCCAAAAAACCAATAAACTTATATCCTCATTCATTGTCCATTTTATATGGAAATAACGGTTCGGGAAAATCAGGCTATGTTCGTGCCTTAAAGCATCTTTCTGGAAACAAAAAGAAAGGAACATTGATTGGAAATATCTACTCTGATTCAAAGGAAGAGGCTTCTATTTCGGTTAAGATTGATATAGGCGGAAATGAAAATACAATCACACACAAATTAGAAGAGCCTCATCCCCAATTTGAGAGAATGAAAATTTATGATACACTGACTTCGAGTTTATTCATT
Encoded here:
- a CDS encoding HigA family addiction module antitoxin; this translates as MNKRKPTHPGEILLEDVIKPLGLTITEAAKDLGISRKTLSEIVNGKSSITPETAVRIALATNTSAESWLNMQIKLDLWTALQDKPRNVIKFPVSA
- a CDS encoding helix-turn-helix domain-containing protein, which codes for MAKENSKLFNSLVKGLNEAIEHSEGKKVSGIKEHQISIEKLPQFKAREIKTIRTKLHLTQNLFARAIGVSVKTVEAWESGRNIPQGPAQRMLFILKNNSKALSLLGIKNT
- a CDS encoding AbrB/MazE/SpoVT family DNA-binding domain-containing protein: MRASVVKIGNSKGIRIPKAVLEECHIEEEVDLLIDKNKIIITPLKAKPRDGWEKQFKAMSERKEDKLLIPDYIDLSNKDWEW
- a CDS encoding type II toxin-antitoxin system PemK/MazF family toxin, yielding MVVSQYEVYLINLDPTIGHEIKKSRPCAIISPNEMNKFIGTVIIAPMTTKSHSYPTRIELTFQSKKGWIVLDQIRTVDKARLIKKLGKIESKTITKVKQVIREMLVD
- a CDS encoding type II toxin-antitoxin system RelE/ParE family toxin is translated as MILSFKHKGLEQFFETGSKKGIQPDHASKLARILDRLDSSISHKDMDLPAYRLHPLKGKEKDRWSVWVNGNWRITFEFERENAILVDYEDYH